The segment CCAATTTGAATATCGCGACAAACATGATGTTCACCTTCACCGATGAGTGCTCTGTTATAGCATCTTCAACCTGAGCGAGCACTATGTGCTCTGCATCCTGCATGAATTTTATCGGTTCAATGTATGTTGTGTTATAAATGACGCCCGTCTGGATCCGACATTTGAACGCAGACGTTACAAGTTCCCATCGTAACGAAGTGTCCGTATTCTCCCCAATCGCACTCTGAGACGCTGCCATTTTTGTCAAATTATTGTTAATGTATATAATCGTATTATTCGTTAGATTACAACATTTGCAACTTCGTTTGCGCTTTCCACTTATTGTTAAAACACAGTGTACAAGGTATACATATACTTCTCTGCATAGTAACGATAATACTGAACAAATTCGCTTAGTAACCGTTATATAAATAatactaacaatatttttaatcATACGTTTATCTATAATGAATCACTCATATGAAAGATAACTACCATATCAAAGCATTAATCGATTCACATTGACATAGTACAATACGTGAGAGTGCAGAGAAGCTCGACGTATCACAGACAGTGCTGGACATAAATATTGGCACAGCATGGTTAAATGGTACAAATGCTAATAGCTACTAAGCAaattaatttgaaggaaaaactttttgacatattcatttattatctattttagTTTATTACATAACAGAAGCaataatatgtatatgtatacagggtgttcggccacccttgggaaaaaagtAATGGGGacaaaaatgagacgaaaatcaaaaataccaatttgttgatggaggcttcgttaaaaagttattaacaattgaattcaaaaatttcaaatcgttcgggaaaaattattttctgttgcgagggtcaattacaattatttttggtcattacacatacccccgaaatcctacgcattttcgagaaaaaatttcaatataggCGGAaagttaaacgttaacaactttttaacgaagcctccatcaagaaattgttattcttgattttcgtcttattttggcctctggaatcctccattaaaatttttcctaagggtggccgaacaccctgtatacaataacaaaaatgtatttattgaaCATTTTATGGGTGAAGGTATTGGCACACtcgaataaaaacatttaaaaatgacttGGAATTAAATGTTAATATTTAGTTGGCCCTCCTTTACTTTTAAGGACTTCCTTTAATCGTTTGAGCATAGAATCAactaatttttttgtaaaatccaGCTCGATTTTATTTCATTCTTCGAGTCTGCTTTGTTTGTTATATGATGTTTTATAATCCTTCTTTCTAATTCGTTCCAGACATGTTCGATAGGATTCATGTCTAGACTCTGGGGTGGTGTATTTAGGGAATgagaaatattataaatgatTTAATGGTGTACGATGTAAACAGTGTGCTTTGGATCGCGATCTTGTTGGAAATAGAAATTCTGCGAAAGGTTTAATTTTTCTGtacttttgaataaattttgttttaatatatttaaatacgcGTATTTATCCATAATATTatctataaaaattaattcgtcAATCCCAGATGCTGCCATAGAACCCCACATACATAAATTTCGTAGATCCAGTTCAATATTTGGCTTTCTTCAAACAAATATTCTACCATctgatttaaatatattaaatttgctttcatctgaAAACAATATGTTTCTCCAAAATGTAGAATCCTTCGTTATAAATTCATTGGCGAATTCAACCCTCGTCTTTCGATATTTTTCTGACAGTTTTTAATACCCTCCGCATAGTTTTCGAACTTACTTCTTTTTGACACTCTttatttaaaatcattctgaATTCTGAGGAGTTTAATTTAAGATTATTCTTCATTTCGTTTACAATTTTACGTTTTTCTCAAATAGATAACTTGGGAGGACGACCGCTTCGATTCGCACTATCAAAATCTGATTGATTTATAAATCGTTTTACAATACTTCTAACACTTATCAATCAAGACAATGATCTACAGCGAGATATGTTATAACAAGACATGATCAAGTGCACGCATACCCGGCGAAATTTCAAAGTCGACTTTCTCGATAACAAAGCCTCAcatgaaaaataattattctatattttagacttatttttttatgtaaaatcagCCCCTTTTCGCTTGTACCATCAGTTATCGAATACTCtgtatatatttgttaataaagtatcgcgttggtaaataggtgttatattttctatttgctaaataaatcgCCCAAAGTAAACAAGCAAAGATTCCTGTTTTCTTCTGTTAATTATTATTGATCTGATTTCCGagtagtttattttattttttatttttataataaacggtCGGCCAGTAATGGTCGACAAAAAGAAAATCAATCGAGTCCCAATCACTTTCCAGATAaactccgatccctctatccagaCCTCatcgttagaagcatcagctttttaacattaTTCATTTGCAATACTTTTACAGTAGTATTTGGGCATTTACGTGTTAGTTGTTATTGAGGAGATAATATAGCAATCTTGCGTAAACTTTGAGTCGTGGAATCGGCGATAACTGTTTAACTGATAATACACTTCCAGTCCAGTTGCAATTACAGTCCTCCAGAATGTTTTTCTGTTcgttaaatatatttcataatTTAGCCATTCGAAACAACAAACTGCTGGAGACATGGAATAACTtgagtaataataaaaattattgcacCAAAATTATACCATGTTGccttaaaaaatggaaaaaattaACAAATCTTTGCTCTCTAATTATAGATACAGTATAGTATAGTTTATTAGTATAGTAATTCGTTACTTTAAGAATCTAATTTAAGAATAAGTCTAAAATCGACGTCCCCAAATGGGTATACCCTCTTAACTGAAAGTTTCTGTGCTGACTGGAACTGTTATCGTCCTCCTCAAGTACTGTGGAAGAAAACAATGACAGGATGTACTTACCTTCGTGAAAACTTTTTGTTGTGAAAGAATTGAACATCGATTCAACAGTATCGATTCATTCAGGAAAAAAACGAGGGCATTCTCATCTTGGTCACCGTAAAACAATGCGAACAGGCGAATTTTATCTAACACACTTTAAATATGTATAAGccttatatatttattattttgtgttTTTAAATCATTCGTTTcgtcaaaaataattgcaatcactTCGATTATACACTTTGATAATACACACTTGATTACTGTCCTACAGAAATCTATGATAAGGTTGAGTCTCCAATTTGATATTACGCGAAGAAAATTAtcaagaaataaagtgaaattactcgttAACTATTAGGTTTTGGGCTAATAAaggttaatacttttttactcagaattcgatattcttccatatcttcatacaaaaaatatagcattctatttaaaaaaacaaagttgactTTCAAATCTCTGAAACGCCTCTACgtatagaaaaaataaatgCATTATATAATGTACTCTTTTAAATCATGCAATTtttgtaaacaaaattttttcgtgCAACGCATATTTTGAAAGTTATAGAACTGCACAAGTTacgtggaccaccctgtatatgatagTGATTCCTTTTTCGTGATAATTTATTAACCCATCTTTGTTTAATCCTACATCTTAGTTAGATAAAACGagatataaaaatatgaaaacatTAATTCCGCAtaagtataatataatattttctgccGGTAGTTCATTTAATTGAGTTAATTATAATACATAAAATGGTGTTTCACAATAACTTGGCCCGTCTTACCCCGGAAAGGTGGTTTTTTCGAAATTTCGCTAACGTCATCGAACATTATGTTTTTTTTATGGAAGTTTACACCAAAGTTTAGACCAAAAGTTAGTTATAATTTGTAAATTGTTAATTATAAACTGTAATTTGCACAATTATTCTGTTTTAAACCTTTCACCatgtataatttttgtaatttaagtTCTAATTATTgtactttttttaataaaattatcgaACTGCTACATTTGTGTCAATAGATAGATTTAAAAAATGAGAATGTGTGAGCTTATTCTTTAATTGACAAATAATAAAGTAAGTATAAATTCAGTTCTTTTCTTTCAATCTGCTATAAGAAATGTTACTATGAGAAAATAGATTTTTTACACATTTCGATATGTTTAGTTTGCTTGCAGGCTTTCAGACGCACAGAACTCAATCGAATTAATTTTACATACAGGATGCGGCCGAATAACATGTATTAGCGGGCACGAGATGGTTCTTTATGAAAAAATAAGAacaaaatatggaataaaatttgttcatttaaaacttagttttcgagaaaattgagttTGAAAATCCTATTCGTACGTATGCTGATACGGCTAATTGTAAGTTACGGTTTGTCGAGCATCGTATAACGCGTATCGTGTACGTCATCGTTAGATAGATCAATGAAAACTGACTGCTTAGGCAAATAACTATTAAAAGAAGTCTCAGATCATTCTTTAtaaacatatcctcgaaatcctacgcacttttgagaaaaaattcgagtaagtgctgaaattttgggcgaaattgaaaagtttcaaatcgttctggaaaaattattttcggttgcgggagaatTTTACAAAACCtatgtaatttatataaatatcaaaTATATCTCTTCATTTACATTTATGTATACAtatcaattaaaaaaatattgttgaaaTTGTACTGaggtattatttattaaattaattaaaatatacattcaaatagtaacaatatatttaaattataacaaaaatacaaGTACATTCACATTGAAACATACTAATATTATCACAGAAGTAATACATTTCCTTAGCAGATGAAGTTGTAATATATACTTTTTGCCTTTGTACACGTATAtgtacaaataaattatttatatttaagtcTAAAACATATAAGCAAGAATCATTGTACAATAATATGTTTCTAAAAAATTACAGATGACGAAACATCTTTACtcttaattgtaaaaatatactTAATAGTATTCAATACTAATAAATATTGGAATATTGATTAAACAAATTTAGTAGAATATAAAATTGTATGAATTACGGTATTAACGTTAGTAATATAATTGATTAAAGTACCAATATTATCAACATAACAGATTAAGGCAATAATGTAAATACAGTATATCTCTATACAGACAGAGTGTAGAAGCGACGCTCTCGGGACTCAACGCTCGGCTATATTGTGGACGAGAAACGATTCTTGATACTTTGTTGACGCCTACTGGAGGCGGCGAGTGTAGAAAAGAACAGCGAGCATATGACAAAGAGGGACTGAGCACCCGAGCATCGCCGAATTTGCTATCACTTCCTTTGCTTCAGGTCGGCTGTAGCGAAACACAGGCAATGTTTATGCGAGCCTATACCGAATCGGTGTTCTAATTCTGACCTCTACCTCTCTTGGTAGAGGTCGTAGAATGAAATACTGATTCTGTATAGGCTCCCGTAAACGTCGCCTGTGTTTCGATACAGTTGACGTGGAGTCACCATGCCTTTGATCGCTTATTGCGTTAGTAAATGGGATCTAAATTGTATATCGTATTTAGtgtcattttaatcagaaaagtgtCACGAATATATTGATGAAGTTTGAAAGAAGgaagaacaaaaataaagataaatttcgttgttgatttattattgtatatgtACTAGTTAATCGTATCATAACTTcagtacatatatgtatgtatcgctCGTTTACTGCAATAGTGATATGACTCAAAAAGATGCAACTTGTGAATTTAAACAACTTATTTTACTCTGAGTTGTCTCACGATTTCAACAAATAAATGATAGGTCAATTGAATTACATTTCCTTTTTTCAGATGAGGATATACTTTAAAGAAAGGAcaaatgtatattataatttatgaaaaacaataataaaaattatgttgTACTTGATCTTAGTTAAATCAGAAAACTTCCACAGACATGTTAAAAGTTTAAAaacaagaaaaggaaaaataaaaaatttgtattattgcaCCTGTAGTAATTTGAACCCGTATCGTATGGCAATGTTCGACGACCGAGCGTCAAGTGCACCGCTATCTTGGGGAACCGTCCATAGGAAGGCACACTCGCCAGTACAGCGAGTGCTGGGTTCCAACAGTACGCTGTGGGGATAAGTAGAGAGGATACGATATTTGCCTATATCGTGGACGAGTACTGTACTTAAGATAATAGACGAAGATATTGATGTATTAATAAGCGAAGACATTAATGTTTTTGATTTTACTGCTTTGCCACAGATGGTTCACGTAAATAGTTCTTAGGTACATATCCTTTATTACCATAACGATCTTCCATGAGCCACCATTCGTCGTTTCCCTTTTCATCGTGCGGTCTAACTAGTCTTAAAGCTTGTCCTTTAACGATAGACAATGTTCCaagaatattttcaaaaaaatcaTATTCTGCataataaaactaaaaaaacgattgcaattttaaactatgAAGCATCTTTTgacaataattttataatacatAATATATTGTTATTTACTTCATAATTCAGATTTTGATATTGTTGAACTCTAGGAATTTGTTCAATATTGCCATAGCAGTGGATCTCCTTTTTCACTTTTTCACTGATATTGAGATCAAGTAATTCTTGCAAATGCGATTGAGCTGTACTCCCCTGCTCTTTCACAGGAGAATCCATGCAAATTAAATCAGGCATTGATGTATTATACAATTTATTTGTAGTGCTAATTTCATCAGATAATGTAATTTGCGGTTGTTGTTGCAGATGTAACATTTTAGCTGGTAAAAATCCTTGGATAACTCCATTATCTACAAACCACCTACTTGTATCACCCATAGGATCTTGTTTCTTTATTACTGCAACTAAGGTTCCACGTACTGCACCCATATCCAAAGATGTGGTGCTTACTATATTGTCTGTAACGATGTATAACTTATCACTAGAATATTTGTTTTTCAACTTAATTCTTTGTCGTTCACTTTGTGGACATGCGGGTTCTGCTTCTTCTATTCTTGGGTTTGATCCAGCAAACGCAAACCGTGTTATCTGATTCCACAATAAGTTGTGATTaactaaaaatgattctaaaatATCTTGAGACGATAGTTGAGTCGAAGTCTACAAGTAAAGAGGCAAGTTAGTTATTTTCCtattaacacgttcgctgccaCTATCAAAGCATTGTCGACGCAGCATATGACATCTCATGCGGCAGCAAACGTGTTAAATGCTTGTAGTTCTAGTTACTACTTTATGTAGAATACCTCACAAAAGGTTAGATAACGCTTGGTAATCTTTCCACATAAAAGTTTCCGAGCTTGTGCAAAAGCACCAATACAATTAACTAATACTTCAGTTGCTGCATTAATCAGAATTGGCAATTCTTCTAACAATTGCTGTGTTAATGCCTCGTAATTACTTTTTGTTGTTACCAATTCATCCTGTGCCTATATTAATTATATGCAAACAATTAGAACGTGTTAGAATTTATTTAGCATTAAGAGAAATGtagtttaatataatataattacaaTTCTTGATTCTTTATATTTCTCACTCTTAGAAATAGCTGCATCATAGTCGAGTAATTTGTCATGTCTTTTCGTTATTAACATTGCAGGTCCTTCTAATAACATTGCCAAAAAATGTATTGGTGCACTAACTCTATCCTTCAAACACGTTTTTAATTCTTGAATGAATTGTGACCAAATTGTGGACCGTATGTCCCTAAGTTTCTTTGCTTCAATATTTGGTGTTCCTTGATAGTACTGAATCAAGAAATCTGCTATTACTTCTCCAGAAATAGCTTCGTCGCTTAAATATGTAAGACATTGTTCTACATCTTTAGCTAATTGTAAAGTACATTTCTCTATAGATCTAAACTGTTTTTCGAGTTCTTCAAATTCTGAATCAACTGCAACATTTGTTAATCCTAAACTTGCAGACAATCGTGTACTTAATCTTGTAGACATTTTTGCAACAGAATGCATATTGAGTTTAGACATTTTACTCATTAATGTATTATCATTGCCCAAATACTTCGTTACCAAATCTTTCCGACGTTTATACTCATTTATGTGACTTGCAACTGCTGTCATAGTCTTCCATGCTTCCTCGACTACAGATTTATCAGGATGGTTGTCTTCGGTACACTAAAAAACAGCTATATGATTTCAAAAAAGATCATAGTGCACACACATATTCACACGCGCGCAAGTTGATTCATTACAATAACATAAAATATACATACACATAATACTGACCTTTACCAATTCATATAAAATAAGAGGATATTTCAATATTCTTTGTACTGGTTTTATAAGAATAGAGCTCATATCGAAACAAGCTACTTGATACCTTAATGTTTCAATACCTTTGTTGAATACTGTCATTATTTCTTCATTATTTTCATACTGAAATCATAAAATGTAAGAATATATATAGAATGATATAGAACACACAATTTATATACATCACGTATATAAAATATAACCTTCTTCAACAAAACCAATGCAGCTTCATGATTGCTGCAATACTTAACgtagacattttttaatttttcagacATGTTTATAAAGCAGGGGCCAATTGTTTGTAATTCTTCATCGCATCCTTTCATTGCTTTTAATATCATATCTAGCAATTCGTCAGCAACTTGAATAACATCAAAGATATTACCAAATAGGGTAGCCACATCTATTCCTAAAGATTCAAGTGAACTTGGATTAtacaaattaaatgtttcatatgttAAGTTTAAGTCACGAACATATTCCTTTTCTGTAaggactaattctgatataacaTTTTGCCTTTGATCTGCCTTTTTTTGTTTAACTTCTATATTATTATTTCCAGCAACGTCGATTTGTTGATTAATGTTTTCCAAGGTTTCTTCATTATCTGCTGTATCTTTTTGTAATGGGATTCTACCAGGTGCTGGCACGGGTGGTGCGGGTCTGTGCGGTTCTGAACGTCTTTTTGACTTTAGTTCTTCTGTTCCCATAGAACTCGCTTCATTCTGTCGTATTACAACAAAATCTCCCAGTACGTCTTGCGCAACATCAAATGATTCTGCATCTAAAGAACTTAGGTATCCTCTTGGACATAAACCAATTTTACCAGACTGATCTTTGACATTAACCCAGTCAGAATTTGCCATATTGATCACTGTAACTATATCACCTTCGATAACACTCAAATCTCCATCCATTTGAGCTTTAAATGTGTGCTCCACTTTTACTTGAGTTCCAGGCATCAATTCATTGTATTCCGTAGTACTTACATCTTGGTTAACAAAATTTTGTTCACCGTTATTTTCAATGCAGTCTACTATAATGTTAACATATGATACAGGAAAAATGCCTTTATGGTTATCTATCGTACCCTCTATCCACTCTGAATCTATATGTTTAATGAGATGTATTACTTCTTCTGCTCCAAAACTAAGTTCATTTGGAAACTGAGCACTAAATGGGTATAAAGTTATGGCATATGGTTTTACATCCAACGTATTGAAATTGCTATTCTTTGTAGTGTCTTCTGTCGGAGCTGATACAGTTATTTTATATTGAGGAAATAAGTCAAAATAATTTGGTGCAGGTTCTTCAATAGAAGGTTGTATAGTTGTTTCATCAATATGTTTGTATATCATTTCATTGTAAGTTATTGGTGTAGGAAAGGAATTTATGTCTTCTGCAGGGGTGGTATGATCTACTTGATCATCTGTATCATCTATATAAGATACAAATCCTTCTGGAAATATTCCTTCTTTATTATCTTCTGTCAAACCACGACACCAACCATCATTAAGAATTTCTGTGACAGTAACTATTTCCCCTTCCACTAAATTAAGTTCACCTTCAAGTTGTGCTTTTAAACTAGTTTTTATTCTAGCCCTTTTCCTTACAGCTTTTTTTTCTAAAGTTTTCTAAAACAATATAAGATTTATTAACTCTGATTTCAAATATTCTTTTACTTTTACAATAAACAATGTTTACAAAACAtacctttaatattttagaatcaAGTTGCCATGCATGTGTTAAAGGAAAAATACCTTTTATGGAATCTATTTGTCCTAAATACCATCCGGATCCAATATCTTGAACTCCAATAATAATTTCACCTAGTTTTATGATATAcagtttaaaataaattctttaaatGTTTAAATTAGGTATTCTGTAAACATTAAAACAAATTACCTTGCTTAAAAGATAAATCTCCATCCTGCTGCCCTGGAAAAGCAGCAATTGAAACAAACAAAGTTTCCGAATCATGCAGTTTCGGTATATCTACTTTATGTAAATGACTTGAAGGGAATTTTCCTGACCTGCCACGAGATTCTCCATAACACCAGTGTTTATCTATGACACTATGTACCTGTTTCAGTTTTATAATGATTATagatataatttcaaatttatttttcataggGTTATATGAAAATGTTTACATAGCATATACGTGTAAAATTACCATAAAGTATTCCCCTTTTTGTAAACTTAATTCTCCATCGACAGTTGTGAAAAAGTCGGACAAAACTTTCGTTAATATTCCTGGTTCCATTTTgataaacaattaaattaaatttgacgTTTAATCTTTAACAGTCGCAATTCGCAGCTCTAAAGACCGATTCACTAATGCCCTGTCAGTTTTGTGATAAGCTGAATTAGTCACGTGGTAGGAATCTGTACGGATTACGAAATTGTGTCGATCTGAAAATTGGCGTGCGTGAATAAATACATTATTATAAAATACAGAATGTATGAAACTGTTTAAAATAAGACTTCAAGAACGATTAGGATTATTTTGTAATACTTCTCATAGTGTTATTATTCTTATAATTAATTCTATTTGTGAAGTTTATATAACTACTTACTTTTTgtttacaaataaatttataCAATTACAACTACAACGTCAAGAAAAATTTACAATTGTTGTATAACGAATATTGACTATTACAATACatagtaattttttaatatagtatTCAATGCTTTAATTTAATACATCATACAAGTGCAATGTATTTTTTAAGGTTATGGACGTACATAATTCGAGAAATTAATACTTTCGTATgagtaatattttatatatattgtaatttatataaaaatattataatatagttAAAATATTGGTAGAAGTATAATAAAATGTTGATAATTTACAATTATTCCTTTTAAAAGTTAAACTCAAATTATTACTTGATTAATAACTGTAAGGTTATGACATCATATAAATTATTCAATGATGCAGTGTCTAAAGAAATTCTTTTGTGTTATACAAATTAAGTCTCAATATTATAATGCAGTGAAACCAATATACAGAAAGAAAGAATGTACTGTATTAAATTTTGACTTTCGATTTAAACATGACTCTAATATAGAATTAAAAGGCTACGAAGAAAGTGAAGAAGAAAAGGATATTTATGCACAATTGTCTGAAGATTATTTAGGATCAGCTACGCATGGGCATAGAGTATTTGTTTTACAGCCTTATATAAAATGGGGTGTTAATAAAAGAAGAGAAACTACACCAGAATTACAATTGAACGAAGCAGTAGCACTTATTAACACTTTACCAAGTTGGTCTGTAGTTGATAAAAAGATTGTACCTTTATTAACTTTGGAAAAGAAAAAGTTAGTTGGTAAAGGTTCTCTTGAGACTTTGAAAAAAGATATTAGAAATTGTGCAACTGTTACAGCAATATTTGTTAGCACAAATTTATTGAAGTTTGTACAAATTCTTGAGTTACAGAAAGCTTTTAATTTGCCAATTTATGATCGTTATTCTATAGTTATTCATATTTTTCGTGAACATGCAAAGACTACAGAATCAAAATTGCAAGTAGCCTTAGCTGAAATTCCATATATAAGGAAGAAAATGATTGATTTATCTAATTGTCATGGTGGGCGAATAAATTTagatgaaaaaagaaagaaattgcTTGAAAGTAGAGAAAAGAAATTACGAAATGCACTTAAGAAGTTAAGCGAACACAGAAAAATGATAAAAAGTCAAAGACGTAGTTATGGTTTCCCAAGTATTGCTGTAGTTGGTTATACAAATGCTGGGAAAACATCGCTGATAAAAGCATTAACAGGAGATGCGTCGTTGAAAcctgaaaataaattatttgctaCTTTAGATACAACAGTTCATCAAGGATTTCTCCCTAATAAGTTAAAAGTACTGTACATCGATACTATTGGGTTCATTCAGGATGTGCCAGAAACTTTAATAGAACCATTTGTAGTAACGTTAGAAGATGCTATAAATGCAGTAtgttaattatattatttattatttattttaaaacattTGAAGAATTCCCTCTTAATTTGTTTAATTCTTTGTAGGATATTATAATTCATGTCTATGACATGAGTCATCCTGATGTGAAAGCACAAATTCAACATGTTAAACAAACAATACAACCAATGCTAGATGAAAGTAAGTTAGTAATTAATGTTGCTAATAAATGTGATATTGCTAGGAAGGATACAGATGAAAAAGAGGACATACCAGAGGATACATTTCCTGTCTCAGCTGTTGAATTGACAGGCATTGATCTGTTACGATTGAAAATAGAGAATGAAATTTTGAATGCTGCTAATTTAATATCAAAACGTATTAGAGTACAAGTTGGTGGTACAGTCGCCACATGGTTGTATAAGGAAACAACAGTTACAAATGCCGAACCTGACTCAGAAGATCCACAGTACTTAATAATGGATGTAATTATGTCAGAGTCTGCATTTTACAAATTGAAGCGGTTATgcaaataatgaa is part of the Colletes latitarsis isolate SP2378_abdomen chromosome 10, iyColLati1, whole genome shotgun sequence genome and harbors:
- the LOC143346027 gene encoding rho guanine nucleotide exchange factor 38 isoform X3, with protein sequence MENLVAGQQDGDLSFKQGEIIIGVQDIGSGWYLGQIDSIKGIFPLTHAWQLDSKILKKTLEKKAVRKRARIKTSLKAQLEGELNLVEGEIVTVTEILNDGWCRGLTEDNKEGIFPEGFVSYIDDTDDQVDHTTPAEDINSFPTPITYNEMIYKHIDETTIQPSIEEPAPNYFDLFPQYKITVSAPTEDTTKNSNFNTLDVKPYAITLYPFSAQFPNELSFGAEEVIHLIKHIDSEWIEGTIDNHKGIFPVSYVNIIVDCIENNGEQNFVNQDVSTTEYNELMPGTQVKVEHTFKAQMDGDLSVIEGDIVTVINMANSDWVNVKDQSGKIGLCPRGYLSSLDAESFDVAQDVLGDFVVIRQNEASSMGTEELKSKRRSEPHRPAPPVPAPGRIPLQKDTADNEETLENINQQIDVAGNNNIEVKQKKADQRQNVISELVLTEKEYVRDLNLTYETFNLYNPSSLESLGIDVATLFGNIFDVIQVADELLDMILKAMKGCDEELQTIGPCFINMSEKLKNVYVKYCSNHEAALVLLKKYENNEEIMTVFNKGIETLRYQVACFDMSSILIKPVQRILKYPLILYELVKCTEDNHPDKSVVEEAWKTMTAVASHINEYKRRKDLVTKYLGNDNTLMSKMSKLNMHSVAKMSTRLSTRLSASLGLTNVAVDSEFEELEKQFRSIEKCTLQLAKDVEQCLTYLSDEAISGEVIADFLIQYYQGTPNIEAKKLRDIRSTIWSQFIQELKTCLKDRVSAPIHFLAMLLEGPAMLITKRHDKLLDYDAAISKSEKYKESRIAQDELVTTKSNYEALTQQLLEELPILINAATEVLVNCIGAFAQARKLLCGKITKRYLTFCETSTQLSSQDILESFLVNHNLLWNQITRFAFAGSNPRIEEAEPACPQSERQRIKLKNKYSSDKLYIVTDNIVSTTSLDMGAVRGTLVAVIKKQDPMGDTSRWFVDNGVIQGFLPAKMLHLQQQPQITLSDEISTTNKLYNTSMPDLICMDSPVKEQGSTAQSHLQELLDLNISEKVKKEIHCYGNIEQIPRVQQYQNLNYEFYYAEYDFFENILGTLSIVKGQALRLVRPHDEKGNDEWWLMEDRYAYCWNPALAVLASVPSYGRFPKIAVHLTLGRRTLPYDTGSNYYRCNNTNFLFFLFLFLNF
- the LOC143346027 gene encoding rho guanine nucleotide exchange factor 38 isoform X1, producing the protein MEPGILTKVLSDFFTTVDGELSLQKGEYFMVHSVIDKHWCYGESRGRSGKFPSSHLHKVDIPKLHDSETLFVSIAAFPGQQDGDLSFKQGEIIIGVQDIGSGWYLGQIDSIKGIFPLTHAWQLDSKILKKTLEKKAVRKRARIKTSLKAQLEGELNLVEGEIVTVTEILNDGWCRGLTEDNKEGIFPEGFVSYIDDTDDQVDHTTPAEDINSFPTPITYNEMIYKHIDETTIQPSIEEPAPNYFDLFPQYKITVSAPTEDTTKNSNFNTLDVKPYAITLYPFSAQFPNELSFGAEEVIHLIKHIDSEWIEGTIDNHKGIFPVSYVNIIVDCIENNGEQNFVNQDVSTTEYNELMPGTQVKVEHTFKAQMDGDLSVIEGDIVTVINMANSDWVNVKDQSGKIGLCPRGYLSSLDAESFDVAQDVLGDFVVIRQNEASSMGTEELKSKRRSEPHRPAPPVPAPGRIPLQKDTADNEETLENINQQIDVAGNNNIEVKQKKADQRQNVISELVLTEKEYVRDLNLTYETFNLYNPSSLESLGIDVATLFGNIFDVIQVADELLDMILKAMKGCDEELQTIGPCFINMSEKLKNVYVKYCSNHEAALVLLKKYENNEEIMTVFNKGIETLRYQVACFDMSSILIKPVQRILKYPLILYELVKCTEDNHPDKSVVEEAWKTMTAVASHINEYKRRKDLVTKYLGNDNTLMSKMSKLNMHSVAKMSTRLSTRLSASLGLTNVAVDSEFEELEKQFRSIEKCTLQLAKDVEQCLTYLSDEAISGEVIADFLIQYYQGTPNIEAKKLRDIRSTIWSQFIQELKTCLKDRVSAPIHFLAMLLEGPAMLITKRHDKLLDYDAAISKSEKYKESRIAQDELVTTKSNYEALTQQLLEELPILINAATEVLVNCIGAFAQARKLLCGKITKRYLTFCETSTQLSSQDILESFLVNHNLLWNQITRFAFAGSNPRIEEAEPACPQSERQRIKLKNKYSSDKLYIVTDNIVSTTSLDMGAVRGTLVAVIKKQDPMGDTSRWFVDNGVIQGFLPAKMLHLQQQPQITLSDEISTTNKLYNTSMPDLICMDSPVKEQGSTAQSHLQELLDLNISEKVKKEIHCYGNIEQIPRVQQYQNLNYEFYYAEYDFFENILGTLSIVKGQALRLVRPHDEKGNDEWWLMEDRYAYCWNPALAVLASVPSYGRFPKIAVHLTLGRRTLPYDTGSNYYRCNNTNFLFFLFLFLNF